One Benincasa hispida cultivar B227 chromosome 5, ASM972705v1, whole genome shotgun sequence genomic window carries:
- the LOC120077938 gene encoding rho-N domain-containing protein 1, chloroplastic-like isoform X1, translating into MSQAIHLLPNNLTAFGLSDSRCLPCSGVSGRAASVSSRSLCAEHRIDARVKFRPLNCTSLGASFTCKASSGGHRRNPDFSKQNRHGFSRSRNRQNEERESLDNVDESDLLSSKNGPLLSISSTPKSQATATPGPREKEIVELFRKVQAQLRERAAMKEEKKIEAQGQTKGSETVDSLLKLLRKHSVEQGKRSSGGGSGGGSSSKDFNFNHVKENGHYDEGKGTSIFGLSANLREKAQEPTGSFSRPVSNFQRKSPVPRVKYQPIFPGESIVDSTDGVNSKGVKLNGTETRSQLKAKVWTRQESTERGHWEELQSQGETKQEPELDQEYELEPEAESYELEHDPDETESELVNLLGVSSDLDDTFDDDVKDNEKFAKHDEHEDLNSLKVAELRAIAKSRSLKGFSKMKKSELVQLLSDVHV; encoded by the exons ATGTCTCAAGccattcatcttcttcctaaCAACCTTACAG CCTTTGGACTGTCAGATAGCAGATGCCTACCATGTTCTGGTGTTTCAGGACGAGCAGCCTCGGTCTCTTCTCGCTCTTTATGTGCTGAACATAGAATCGATGCACGGGTCAAATTCAGACCCCTAAACTGTACTTCGTTGGGAGCATCTTTTACGTGCAAAGCCAGCTCAGGAGGTCATAGGAGAAACCCAGATTTCTCAAAGCAAAATAGGCATGGCTTCTCGAGAAGCAGAAATAGGCAAAATGAGGAAAGAGAGAGCCTCGACAATGTTGATGAATCTGATTTATTATCGTCTAAGAATGGGCCATTACTCTCTATCTCCAGCACCCCAAAATCTCAGGCCACTGCTACTCCAGGCCCAAGGGAGAAGGAAATTGTTGAACTTTTCAGGAAGGTTCAAGCTCAGCTTCGGGAGCGAGCTGCtatgaaagaagagaagaaaatagaaGCTCAGGGACAAACGAAAGGGAGCGAGACAGTGGATTCTCTTCTTAAGCTATTGAGAAAGCATTCAGTAGAGCAAGGGAAAAGAAGCAGTGGCGGCGGCAGCGGCGGGGGCAGCAGCAGCAAGGACTTCAATTTTAACCATGTCAAAGAGAATGGTCATTATGACGAGGGAAAAGGCACAAGCATTTTTGGCCTAAGTGCCAATTTGAGAGAGAAGGCCCAAGAACCAACAGGTTCTTTCAGTAGACCCGTATCAAATTTTCAACGTAAATCCCCCGTGCCTCGGGTGAAGTACCAACCAATATTCCCCGGGGAAAGTATTGTCGACTCAACTGATGGTGTGAATTCAAAGGGAGTGAAACTTAATGGAACTGAAACAAGATCTCAACTGAAGGCAAAGGTATGGACTCGGCAGGAGTCGACAGAACGAGGGCACTGGGAAGAGCTGCAATCACAAGGAGAGACAAAGCAGGAGCCAGAGCTGGACCAAGAATATGAGTTGGAGCCAGAGGCTGAATCATATGAGCTAGAGCATGATCCTGATGAAACGGAGTCTGAACTTGTTAATTTGTTGGGCGTGTCATCAGACTTAGATGACACATTTGATGATGATGTTAAAGACAATGAGAAATTTGCAAAGCATGATGAACATGAGGACTTGAACTCATTGAAGGTTGCTGAACTGAGGGCAATTGCCAAATCTCGCAGTTTGAAAGGGTTTtcgaagatgaagaagagtgaGCTCGTGCAGTTGTTAAGTGACGTTCATGTATGA
- the LOC120078031 gene encoding uncharacterized protein LOC120078031, translating into MALEGRHKFGYLTNEIPRPRPGDPQKRVWKGEDSLLHSMLIDKMEPQIGKPLIYVATARDIWDAVQKLYSKRKNASRLYTLQKQVHECKQGTMDITFYFNKFSSIWQEMDLCRKIAWDCPYGRVQHTKMEEIDRVYDFLAGLKTKFDAVHSQILGHRPVPSLMEVC; encoded by the coding sequence ATGGCCCTTGAAGGGCGTCACAAATTTGGGTATTTAACTAATGAGATACCGAGACCAAGGCCAGGTGATCCTCAAAAGCGTGTTTGGAAAGGAGAAGACTCCTTGCTTCACTCGATGTTGATTGACAAAATGGAACCACAAATAGGCAAACCTCTCATATATGTTGCAACCGCTCGAGACATTTGGGATGCTGTTCAGAAATTATACTCCAAGCGGAAGAATGCGTCACGGTTATACACCTTGCAGAAACAGgtccatgaatgcaaacaaggGACCATGGACATTACATTCTATTTTAACAAGTTTTCCTCAATATGGCAAGAGATGGACTTGTGTCGGAAAATTGCCTGGGATTGTCCTTATGGTAGAGTACAACATACAAAAATGGAGGAAATTGATCGTGTCTATGATTTTCTTGCTGGTTTGAAAACCAAATTTGATGCGGTTCATAGCCAAATACTAGGACATAGACCGGTCCCTTCTCTTATGGAAGTCTGTTAG
- the LOC120077938 gene encoding rho-N domain-containing protein 1, chloroplastic-like isoform X2 encodes MSQAIHLLPNNLTDSRCLPCSGVSGRAASVSSRSLCAEHRIDARVKFRPLNCTSLGASFTCKASSGGHRRNPDFSKQNRHGFSRSRNRQNEERESLDNVDESDLLSSKNGPLLSISSTPKSQATATPGPREKEIVELFRKVQAQLRERAAMKEEKKIEAQGQTKGSETVDSLLKLLRKHSVEQGKRSSGGGSGGGSSSKDFNFNHVKENGHYDEGKGTSIFGLSANLREKAQEPTGSFSRPVSNFQRKSPVPRVKYQPIFPGESIVDSTDGVNSKGVKLNGTETRSQLKAKVWTRQESTERGHWEELQSQGETKQEPELDQEYELEPEAESYELEHDPDETESELVNLLGVSSDLDDTFDDDVKDNEKFAKHDEHEDLNSLKVAELRAIAKSRSLKGFSKMKKSELVQLLSDVHV; translated from the exons ATGTCTCAAGccattcatcttcttcctaaCAACCTTACAG ATAGCAGATGCCTACCATGTTCTGGTGTTTCAGGACGAGCAGCCTCGGTCTCTTCTCGCTCTTTATGTGCTGAACATAGAATCGATGCACGGGTCAAATTCAGACCCCTAAACTGTACTTCGTTGGGAGCATCTTTTACGTGCAAAGCCAGCTCAGGAGGTCATAGGAGAAACCCAGATTTCTCAAAGCAAAATAGGCATGGCTTCTCGAGAAGCAGAAATAGGCAAAATGAGGAAAGAGAGAGCCTCGACAATGTTGATGAATCTGATTTATTATCGTCTAAGAATGGGCCATTACTCTCTATCTCCAGCACCCCAAAATCTCAGGCCACTGCTACTCCAGGCCCAAGGGAGAAGGAAATTGTTGAACTTTTCAGGAAGGTTCAAGCTCAGCTTCGGGAGCGAGCTGCtatgaaagaagagaagaaaatagaaGCTCAGGGACAAACGAAAGGGAGCGAGACAGTGGATTCTCTTCTTAAGCTATTGAGAAAGCATTCAGTAGAGCAAGGGAAAAGAAGCAGTGGCGGCGGCAGCGGCGGGGGCAGCAGCAGCAAGGACTTCAATTTTAACCATGTCAAAGAGAATGGTCATTATGACGAGGGAAAAGGCACAAGCATTTTTGGCCTAAGTGCCAATTTGAGAGAGAAGGCCCAAGAACCAACAGGTTCTTTCAGTAGACCCGTATCAAATTTTCAACGTAAATCCCCCGTGCCTCGGGTGAAGTACCAACCAATATTCCCCGGGGAAAGTATTGTCGACTCAACTGATGGTGTGAATTCAAAGGGAGTGAAACTTAATGGAACTGAAACAAGATCTCAACTGAAGGCAAAGGTATGGACTCGGCAGGAGTCGACAGAACGAGGGCACTGGGAAGAGCTGCAATCACAAGGAGAGACAAAGCAGGAGCCAGAGCTGGACCAAGAATATGAGTTGGAGCCAGAGGCTGAATCATATGAGCTAGAGCATGATCCTGATGAAACGGAGTCTGAACTTGTTAATTTGTTGGGCGTGTCATCAGACTTAGATGACACATTTGATGATGATGTTAAAGACAATGAGAAATTTGCAAAGCATGATGAACATGAGGACTTGAACTCATTGAAGGTTGCTGAACTGAGGGCAATTGCCAAATCTCGCAGTTTGAAAGGGTTTtcgaagatgaagaagagtgaGCTCGTGCAGTTGTTAAGTGACGTTCATGTATGA